A window of Nonomuraea angiospora genomic DNA:
TCACCGCCACGTACGCGAGCCTGCGCTCCTCCATCAGGTCACGCTCGCGGCAGTGCTCGTCGAACGCGCCCAGCTCCTCCTTGCTCAGCCCGCTCAGCCTCGGCAGGTCGGCGGCGTCGCCGCGCAGCGGGTAGGGGAGCTTGCGCGGGTTTTCGGTCCAGCGGCTGTTCATGACCGGCGTGGCGGGGAAGATGCTGCCCGTCGCGATCGTCCCCTTGGAGCTGACGAGCTGCGACAGGCCCGGCACGACCACGATCGGCCACTCCAGCCCCTTGGAGGCGTGCACGGTCATGAGCTTGACGCTGTTGCTGTCGCCGACCCGGCCCGCCTCCAGCCCGAACTCCTCGCTCTCCGCCGCCTGCAGGTAGGCCAGGAACGCGCCCAGCGTCGGGTCTTCCGCGTCGCCCGCGAACCTGGACGCGGCGTCGAGGAACGCGTCGAGATCGGCCCGCGCCGCGAACGTGCTCGTCGTGCCGCTGCGCGCGGCCACCTCGACGTCGAGGCCGAGCGTGCGCTCGACCTCGCTGATCAGGTCGGGGAGCGGCTGCGCGGTGTGGGCCCTGAGCCGGCGCAGCTCCTGGGCGAGCGCCACCAGCCTGGTGCGGGCCAGCGGCGAGAACGCCTCCAGCCACTCCTCCCGGTCGGGCAGCTCGTCCAGCGCGTCGACCAGGCTGCCGCGCTCCTCGGCCAGGTCGGCCACCACCTGGTCGAGCGGATCCTCCTCCCGGCCGCTGTCGCTCAGCTCGCGGGCCAGCAGCCTGGCGTGCTCGCCCAGCACCCGCAGGTCGGCGGGCCCGATCCGCCAGCGGGGCCCGGCCAGCAGCCTGGCCAGCGCGTCGCCGGCCGTCGCGTCGTACAGGACGCGCAGGGTGGCCACGATGTCGGTCACCTCGGGCACGGTCAGCAGGCCGCCGAGACCGACCACCTCGACCGGGATGTCGCGCTCCTCCAGCGCCCTGCGCAGCGCGGGGAACTGCGAGCGCTTGCGCGCCAGGATCGCGACGTCCTGGGGCTGCACCGCGAGCGTCTTCTTGCGCTCCTTCTCGCCCCAGGGCAGGCCGTCGGGCGCCGTCTCCGTGCCGAGGATCCTGGCGATGCCGTCGGCGACCCACTTCGCCTCGTCCTCGGCCGTCTCGTGGAAGGCGCAGGTGACCCGGCCGCGGTCGACCCGGTTGGGGCCCGGGACCAGGACCGGCACCTCGCGGGCCTCCATGCGCAGCGGGAGCTGGACCCGGGCGGCGACATCGAGCACCCGGTCGCCGTTGCGGAAGCTGACGCTGAGCTGGCGGACCTCGGCGGCGTCGCCGGAGCTGTTGCGGAAGTCCTGGGGGAAGCGGCGCAGGTTGCCCGCGGAGGCGCCGCGCCAGCCGTAGATGGACTGGCAGGGGTCGCCCACGGCGGTGACGGGGTGGCCGCCGCCGTAGAGGGAGCGCAGCAGGACGAGCTGGGCGTGGCTGGTGTCCTGGTATTCGTCGAGCAGGACCACGGAGTAGCGGGCGCGCTCGATCTCGCCGACCTCCTTGTGGTTGGCGGCGATCCTGGCGGCCAGCGACATCTGGTCGCCGTAGTCGATGACCTCCCGGCCGCGCTTGAGCCGCTCGTACGCCTCCACCATCGGCAGCAGCTGCTCCCTGGCTGCCTGGACGCCGATCGGCTTGCGCTGGGCCACGGTCGTCCTGCCGGGCAGCACGTCGAGCCTGCCCCGCAGCCACTCCCCCACCCGCCGCACGTCGCCGGCCGATCGCAGGTGCTCCGACAGCTCGCCGGCCAGCTCCAGCACGGCGGCGGTGACCGACGGCGGGCCCAGCTCGATCCGGTCCATCGGCCCGTCGTACATCGCCACCACCCGCGAGGCGAGCTGCCACGACACCGCCGGCGTGACCAGGCGCATGGTGGGCTCCAGCCCTTCGCGCAGGGCGTGGTCGGTGACCAGGCGCGCGGCGTAGGCGTGGTAGGTGGACACGGTCGGCTCGTTGTCGAGCGCGCCCGGCTCCACGAGGCCGGCCTCGGCCAGGCCGTTCAGCCGCTCCCTGACCCGGTTGGCCAGCTCGGCGGCGGCCTTGCGGGTGAAGGTCAGGCCCAGCACGTTTTCCGGTTTGACCAGGCCGTTGGCGACCAGCCAGACCACGCGCCCGGCCATGGTCTCGCTCTTGCCCGAGCCGGCGCCGGCCATGACGACCATGGGCTCCAGCGGGGACTCGATGACCGTGGCCTGCTCACGGGTGGGGGGCAGGATGCCGAGCTTGCCGGCGAGTTCGGCGGGGGTCAGCACACCTGGCCCCCGTTGTCGTTGACCGGGCAGCTCGCCCTGGCCGCGCACGTGCGGCAGCCGTCGTTGACCTTGGCCTGGAAGAACGGCCCCGACATGCCGGTCGCCACGGTGTCGACCAGATCCTTGGCCCAGCCCGGGTCCTTGTCGTCGGCCAGCGGGGGCTGCGCCTGCTCCAGCGCGTCGTGCTTGCCCGCCGCTTTGCCGACCTGGACGAGCGCGGCGCCGCCCGGCTCGGTCATGCCGTGGCGCGCGAAGGCCCCGAGCAGCGCGGCGAGCTGGTAGACGCCGAGCTGGGGGTGGCGGTCGAGGTCGCCGGCCTTGGGCTTGGAGCCGCCGGTCTTGAGGTCGATGATCACGGCGCGGTTGTCGGAGTCGCGCTCGACCCGGTCGACGCGGCCCTTGATCTGGACGCCCTCGGTGACCATCGCCGTGAACGCCTCCTCCAGGGCCACCAGCTCGCGCGGATTTTCCTTGTGCCAGCGCAGGAACTTGCCGATCATCTGCTCGGCGACCTGGCGCTGCTTGCGGTTGTACCAGACGCCGCCGAAGTCGAGGTCGCCCCAGACCTGGTTGAGGCGGTCGCCCAGGAGGTCCTCGCTGGGCAGGTCGGTGGCCGCCAGGACGGCCAGGGCGTGGATGATGTTGCCCAGGCCCTGGGCGGTGCTGGTGCCCGCGGCGCCGACGGCCGTCTCCAGCAGCCAGCGCAGGCCGCACTTGGTGAAGCTCTCGACCGCCGAGGGCGAGATGCTCACGACGTCGTCGGGCCAGCTCAGCGGGCGGTCGTCGGAGATGGGTGTGAGGGCGTACCAGTCGTTGGGGTGGGCCCCCTGGACGCCCGCGGCGGCGAGGCGGGCGAGCTGCCTGGCCGCCTTCTGCCGCATCTTCCTGGGCTTGGTCGGGTCGGTCACCGCGCTGCGGAGGTCGGCCACCAGGGCGGACATGTTCAGCCAGCGGGCCCGGTCGTCCACCGTGGCCGACTCCACCGCCCCCGGCATCAGCTCCGACAGGAACCTGGACGGGCGCTCGTCGGTGTCCTCGCCGCCCACCGCGGTCACCACCAGCCTGCGCCTGGCCCTGGTGGCGGCCACGTAGAACAGCCTGCGCTCCTCGGCCAGCAGCTTGGAGGCCAGCGAGGCGGCGTTGGGCTTGGTGCCCTCGACCACCTCGACGAGGTCTTCGACGCCGAGCAGCGACCCGCGCAGCCGCAGGTCCGGCCAGACGCCCTCCTGCACGCCCGCGACGACCACGACGTCCCATTCGAGGCCCTTGGAACGGTGTGCGGTCAGCACGCGCACGGCGTCGCCGTCGGGGGCCCGGTCGGCCAGCGTGTCGCCGGGGATCTCCTGGGCGGCCAGGTCGTCGATGAACACCTCGGGGCCCGCCTTGGGCATCCGGTCCACGAACCGGGCCGCATGGTCGAACAGGGCCACCACGGCGTCGAGGTCGCGGTCGGCCTGCGCGCCCCTGGGGCCGCCCTGCAGGCTCAGGTCGGTCCAGCGCTGGGCCAGGCCGCTGGCGTGCCACACGGCCCACAGGAGGTCTTCGGCCGTCCCCTCCTGCTGCGCGGCCTCGCGGGCGGCGGCCAGGAGCTTGGCCACGCGCTCGGCGGGGACGGCGACGTGGTCTTCGACGCGGATGAGCTCCCTGACGTCCTGCACGGCCGCGACCAGCAGCTCGCCGGACGAGCGCGTGCCCTCCGCCTCGTTCTCGGCGATCTTGAGTGCGCGGCGCAGGCGGCGTACGCCGATCATGTCCGTGCCGCCGAGCGGCCCCGTCAGCAGCTCCTCGGCCACGCCCTCGTCGAGCTGGGCGGGGTCCATGGCCACGCGGAGCATGGTGAGCAGCGGCCGCACGCCGGGCTCCTGCGCGATCGGCACCTCGTCGCCCGCGATCATCGTCGGCACGCCCGCGTTGACCAGCGCCCGGCGCAACAGCGGCACCTGGCGCTTGGCCGAGCGGACCAGCACCGCCATGCGGTGCCACGGCACCCCGTCGATCAGGTGCGCGCGCCGCAGCGTGTCGGCCACGATCGCCGCCTCCTGGCTGGTGCTGTCGGCCAGCAGCACCCGCACGTCGCCGGCGTCCGCGTCGGGCAGCGACGCCAGGTCGCGGTGGTCGTGCTCGTGCCCGTAGGCGTGGTCGGGCATGGGCGCCACCGGCAGCCGGGCGGCCACCCGGCGGGAGGCCTCCAGCAGGTCGGCCCCGCTCCTGCGGCACACCCGCAGCGCCAGCACCGGCGCCTCGCGGCCGTCGAGGGTCTTGAACCGCTCGGGGAACTTCATGATGCCCTGCACGTCGGCGCCCCTGAAGCCGTAGATCGACTGGTCGGGGTCGCCGACGGCGACCAGGTCGGCCCCGTCGCCGGCGAGCTGGGCCAGCAGGAACTCCTGCGCCGGGTCGGTGTCCTGGTATTCGTCCACGAACACCACGTCGTGCGCCGCCCGCTCCCGCTCGCGCACCTCCGGCCGGGCCAGTAACGCGGAGGCGGCCCCGATCAGCTCGGCGTAGTCGTAGGTCTCCTCCGGGTCGAGGTCGAACCTGTCCTGGTAGCGCTCGGCGAACCTGCCCGCCGCCGCCCAGTCGCCCCGGCCGTGCAGCCTGCCGAGGGCGATCAGCCGCTCGGGGTCGAGCCCGCGCTCGTTGGCCCTGGACAGGAAGTCGCGCAGCTCCTCGGCGAAGCCCCGCGTCTTGAGCGGCTCGCGCAGCGACACCGGCCAGTCGAGCCCGCCGCCCTCCAGCTCGCCGTGGAGCAGCCGCCGGATCTCCAGGAGCTGCTCGGGGCCGGTCAGCAGGCGTGGCGGGGCCTTGCCCTCCAGCACGGCCTCGCGGCGCAGGAGCGCGTAGGCGTAGGAGTGGAAGGTGAGGGCCAGCGGGGTGCGGGTGGTGCGGCGCAGGCGGGCGGTGACCCGCTGGCGCAGCTCCTCGGCGGCCTTGCGGCTGAAGGTGAGGATGAGCACGCGCTCGGGATCGACGCCGCGGCGCTCGATCCTGTCGACGACGCTCTCGACTATCGTGGTGGTCTTGCCGGTGCCCGGACCTGCGAGAACGAGCAGCGGGCCGCTCTGGTGGGCGACCACGGCACGCTGGTGCTCGTCGAGCACAGGGGGCACAACAGAGCCAGTGCTGCCGCGCCGCACCAAGCGCCAGGTCTGACCACTCACAACACTAGATTCCACCAGACCACAGGGACAGATCGTGCCGACTTGCCCGGTCTCCCCACGCGATCCGCCTACCGTATCGGGGCGAATCTCCACTTTCTCGCACGACACGCCGCCCTGATGTTCGCCGACGGCGTTGCCGCGATCACCGAATACCCCGCCTACGGAGCGTAGGACCTTGTAACTTAGGGTCATGCGCTGGCAGGTCCACTCCGAGAGATCCCTGTACGCGGACCCGTGGCTGGACATCCGGGTGGCGGATGTGGAGCTGCCCGACGGGCGCCGCCTCGACCACCGGCTCGTACGCATCGCACCCGGTGCGGGGGCGGTCGTCACCGACGGCCAGGACCGGGTGCTGCTGATCTGGCGGCATCGCTTCATCACCGACACGTGGGGCTGGGAGATCCCGCTGGGCCAGGTGGACGAGGGCGAGATGCCTCAGGCGGCGGCCGCGCGCGAGGTCGAGGAGGAGACGGGCTGGCGTCCCGGCCCCCTGCGCCCGCTGCTGTCGATCCAGCCGACCAACGGCTTCACCGACAGCCTGCACCACGTCTACCACGCCGACTCGGCCACCCGCATCGGCCCGCCGTCGGACCCGTGCGAGGCGGAGCGGGTGGAATGGATGCAGGCCTCGCGCATCCGCAAGCTCATCGAGAACGGCGAGATCGTCTGCGGCACCACCATGTCGGCCCTGCTCTACCTCCTGGTGGAGCACCTGCCGACCGTCGGATTCCCCCGCGCCGAAGACCTCACCTCCGACTACGACCCCGACCGCCGCTTCCTCCTGCCCGACCTCCCGGACCTCTTCTGACAGCGCTGAGGGGCGCGCCCTTGACCACGGAGCCGGTCAAGGACGCGCGTCGTCACGGCGAGCAGCCCGTGAGCCTTCACTACCGGCCATGACGGACGGCCACCGACGTCGGCGCGTGCGGCCCACCGTGCGCAGCCGTAAAGGATGAAGGTCTTGATGGGCGGGCCGCTATGAGAAGCGGCCCGCCACGACTACGAGAAGAGATGATCGACGACGCGCGCAGTAGCCTTGCCGTCGTCGCGGGGGGCGAAGGTGGCGCGGAAGGCTTCGTAGCGGTCGGCGTGGGCCGCCGCCACGGAGTCGATGTCGCGCAGGGCCTCGATCACCTCGGCCGACGTCGGCAGCACCGGCCCCGGCGCCTGCTCGGCCAGGTCCAGGTAGAGGCCCCGCTTGGTCGAGTATTTGGGCAGGTCGTAGCCGTAGAACACGATCGGCCGGCCGGTGCACACGAAGTCGAACATGACCGACGAGTAGTCCGTCACCAGCACATCCGTCACCAACAGCAAGTCGGCAATATCGGGATAAGTTGTGACGTCGTGGGCGATGTCCGGGACGGCCGGCACCGCCTGCATCGGATGCGCCCGCACCAGGATCTCGTGGTCGGCCCCGAGGGCCTCGCGCGTCTTGGCGAGGTCGAGCTTGACCATGGCGTTCTTGCGGTCGTAATCCCGCCACGTGGGCGCGTACAGGATCACCCGCTTGCCCTCCACGAGCCCCAGCCGCTCCCGCACCGCGGCGGCCAGCGCCTCGCGGTCGGGTGAGTTGAGGACGTCGTTGCGCGGCAGCCCGCTCTCCAGGATCTCGCCCTTGTAGCCGAACGCCTTGCGCAGCACCGGCGTGGCCCACGGCGACTGCGACAGCAGCAGGTCCCAGCCGCGCACCTCCGCCGCCTGGCGGTGCCAGATCGGCGGCTTCGGGTCGCGGGCCATGTGGGACTGGTCGTTGCCGATGTGCTTGGCCGGGGTGCCGTGCCAGGTCTGCAGCACGACCTGGTCCTCGCGGGCCCTGAACCAGACCGGCAGGAACGAGTTGGTCACGATGTGGCGGGACCTGGCCAGCGCGGCGTGGTGCTCGCGGCTGCCCGCGCGGATGACGGTCGCGCCGCCGGGCGGCACGAAGGCGCCGTCCTTGACCACCCAGATGTGCTCGCGGTCGTCGCCCCGCCGCAGCCGCTCCTCGTAGATGGCGCGGACGCTGTCGGCGTAGAGGCGGCCGTCGTTGACGACGTAGACGGTCGCGTCGTTCAGCGGCTCGGTGCGCTGGGCCGGGTAGAACACGCGGCGCAGCACGTGGGTGCCGGCCACGCCCCGCTCGTCGGCGGGCCGGGCCTCCTCCACCGTCACGACCGGCACGTCGAATCGGGTGGAGATCATCCGGTACGTGTGCCCGCCGAGCGTGCGCGGCTCCTCGTCGAGCCCCGGCAGGGCCGCGTGGTCCATGCGCAACGGCACGATCTCGCCCGACGGGTGGCGGATCGACATGTTCCAGGTGCCGGAGGCGAGCGGCACGGGCTCGCCGAAGCGGTCCATGGCCGAGGGCTCGACGCGTACGGAGAACTCCTCGCCGGAGCGCTCCATGGGAAGCAGATAGGACAGCCCGGAGCGGTGCCGCAGCGTCAGCGTGCGGGAGCCCGGGGCATCGGGATAGTGGCCGCGCAGCAGGAGCGCGGAGCCCTCCCAGACGGCCGAGGTGATCACCGGCCGGATGCGGTGGGCGGAGACGACCACGCGGTCACGGCGGTCGCCGAGCACGGTGATCTCGCGGTCGCCCACCGGCGTGCGCGTCTCCACGAGGTCGGCGAGCATGACGGACGCCGCCGGGTCGCCCTTGGGCTCGACCCAGAGCCGCCGCCCGTCCTTCTCCTGCAGCAGGGTGGGCACGGCCAGCCCCACCGTGACCTCCGTGCCGTCGCCGGCCGGGGTGAAGTCGGCGGCGATGCGGTGACCGCCCAGGCGGGCGTGGCCCTTGGTCACCGTGCGGCCGGGCAGGGAGATCTTCAGCTCCAGGCGCTCGCCCTCGACGGACACGCCCTTCAGCTCGGCCCGGTTGGGCTGGAGCACGACCTGCAGCGCCCGGTCGGACGTCCACACCGGCCGGATCCACAGGCCCGGCTTCAGCTTGAGCCCGGCGGGACGCTCGGGCCGGCCGACCGAGGAGCCGCGCAGCAGGCCCGTGGCCCGCGCGCCCCGGCTCCAGAACACGATCTCGGCCCGCCAGGTGGTCGTGTCGGGCACCGACGGGCGGTGCCGCATCCGCCGCCGCACGGCCGACACCACGTCGCGTACGGCGCCGCGCCAGCGCAGCGGCCACGGGCTCAGCTCGGCGCTGAACCCGGACCAGTCGTAGTTGCAGCCGGGCTCGCGCGCGCCATGGGTGGCCTCGGGCGCGAGCACGCGCCGCGTGCGCATGCGGATGGGCGGCAGCCAGCGCGGCCCGCGCAGCACCACGCTCGCCCAGTTGAACCTGCGGCTGCGGACGGAGAGCCCCGCCAGGTACGCGAACCCGGTGACGCGCAGCTTGCCGTCGACCCAGACGATGTCGTCGATGTGGGTCACCGGCACCATGTCGGCGCGCCGCAGCCGGTAGAGGTCGGGCGAGAGCTCGTCGCGGAAGGGCAGGTCCGCGTACCAGCGCAGGCCCTTGCGGATGCGCTTGGACGGCTCGGCGGCGGCCGTCACGACCTTGGTGAGCGTCTCGCCCTCGACGAGCTCCTCGTCGGGCCGGTGCTCGATCAGGTGACATATGACACGCCGCGCGACCGGCAGATCATGCTTGACGCGCGCGTCGACGGCCGCGAGGTAGGGCCGGACGAGGTCGAGCATCTCGCGCCGCCGTGCCGCGCCGCGCTTGACCGCGAGGTCCATGCGGGACCCGAGTGGGCCGCTCAGCACCTCGGTGTCGTACGCCGCGTCGCGACCGCCGGGGCCGACGGCTCGCATGACCGCTTCGAGGGGCTCTCCACGATCACAAAGATCCTGGACAGCCTTGAGGCGGTCGGCGAGCGAATCGCCGCCCTGGCTCTGGGCTGTGACGCCGGTTGCCATTGGGGTGGCACCGCCTTTCGGGCCGCCATTCAGTGTTCTGCCCATGGTAATGCGAGTCACATGTCACAATTTCGCCGGTTCGGCGAAACGGCAGGTCATGACCCTTACTGAAAATCCGCTGAAGGCCCGTCCCAGCGGGCCTGTCTCATGTCCACCCGTTCGCCCCGCAACGGCGTGCCTTCCTCACGCCAATGGGCCAGGCAGCGTTGCAGGTGGTCAGGGGCCGCGCCGGAGCCGTCGGCGTGGACGACGCGCCACCACGGCACGCCGCCGCCCCACGTCGACATCACCTTGCCGACCTGGCGGGGACCGCCCTCGCCCAGGTATTCGGCGATGTCGCCATAGGCCATGACCTTGCCGGGCGGGATGCGCTCGACGAGGTCGAGCACCCGCTCGGCGAAGGGGTTCAGGGGGTCCATGCCGCCGGGCCCGCTTCGATGATCTCCTCGAACTTGCCGATCTCCATCGCGCTGCCGCCCGTCACGACCTCGATGACGCCGTCGCGCAGCGCGTAGACCTCGCCGTCCTCGCCCACGAGCCGGGCGCCGAGCGCGGCCGAGAGCCGGACGAGTTGCGCGACCTGCCAGTCGGAGCCGGGCTCGCCGACCAGCTGGCCCTGCCAGCGCGCCACCGCGTGCGTGCCGCCCCTGTGCGCGGCCACGATCTCGTCATCTCCGCTCAGCCCGAAACCGGCCGGTGCGATGGCCTTCGCGAGCTCCGCGAAGGCGAGTGGCGACTCGCGCACCACCCGCAGCTCGTATCCCATGACGCGGGACCATAGCGGATCTTTACTGTTCCTTGCGCTGATTGAGCACGATGATCGCGCCGCAGAACATGACCAGCGCGACCAGCACTCCTCCCCCGTACAGCCACAGCCGCAGCGGATCGGGCCCCGGCCGGGTCGGCACGGGTGAGTCCTCGCCCTGCCCGAAGTGGTCCTGACCTGACATGACGCTGCGCTGTTCCCCGGTCAGCCGCTCGGCGGCGTTGAGCGCGGCGGCCGCGTCGACCACCCCGAACCCGGTCTGGTCGTCGTACCCCGGGGCGGGCCGGCCCCGCGCGCTGGAGGCCAGCGCCTGGGCGACCTGCTCGGGCGGCAGGTCCGGATAGCGGGACTTGACGAGCGCGGCCACTCCCGCCACGAGCGCGGCGGCCGAGCTGGTGCCCTCCGACAGCTCGTAGCCGCTCTTGCGCTTGACCACCGGCACGCCCACGCCGGGCGCGGCGACCAGCACGGACAGGTTGTCGCTGCTGAACGTGGCCCGTTTGCCCTGCTTGTCGGTGGCCGCCACGCCGATGACCCCCGGGTAGCCGGCCGGGAAGCTCCAGTAGGAGGTGCCGTTCTCCTTGGCGTAGGCGGTCAGGCCGTCGTTGCCCACGGCGGCGACCAGGACGACGCCCTTGCCGAGCGCGTAGGAGACGGCCTCGCGCTCGGACCTGAGCGGGCCGTAGGAGCCGATGGACATGCTGATGACCTTGGCTCCGTGGTTGGCGGCATACCGCAGGGCTCGCGCGAGGGGGCTCTCCGAGGTCTGCTCCTCGTCCTCCACGGGAGGGACGCCCAGCTCGGGGTTGTCGTCGGTGACCATGGGCAGCGACAGGATGCGGGCCTGCGGGGCGACGCCGATCAGGCCGTCGTCCTCGCCCGATGCCGCGATCAGCCCGGCCATGGCGGTGCCGTGCCTGCCCGGCGCCGTCTCCTTGACGACCGCGCCCGCGGTCATGTCGGGGCCCGCGGTCACCCTGCCCTTCAGCTCCTTGACCTGGTCGTCCACACCGCTGTCCACGACGGCGACGGTGATGCCCTCGCCCTTGGTGACGGTCCAGGCCTGCTCGACGTTGAGGGCGTCGAGCACCCACTGCTGCTGCTCCCGCACGGGGTCGGCGGCGGGTCCCGCCAGTACGAGGAGCGCCGCGGTGAGCGCGCGTACGGTCGCTAGCACACATTCCCCTGGGTGCAGGGCGGGACCTTGGGCGGGTCCGCGAGGAAGTAGGCGATCTGGTTGCCGACGGACTTCGCGGCCGGCCACAGCTCGGAGTGCAGGATCTCCTCCGGCGGGATCGCGGCCCTGGTCCGGCCGTCGGCGTAGCCGGCCGTGGAGAACACGATGTACGGCCCGGCGCCCACCCAGCCGGTGCGCTGGCGCTGGTCGGGGCCGAAGCGTTCGGTCACCGTGCCGGGGAAGGCGACGGGCAGCACGCCCACGCGGTCGTCCTGGGTGAGCTCCTCGCTCGCCGAGACCCTGGACGCCTCGTCCTTCAGCACGGCCACCCCGACCGTGATCACGAACGAGGCGGTCTGGTCGACGTACGTGGCCCGCAGCATCGTGACGCAGCCGTGGTTGTCCAGGATCCCGGCCACGGAGGCGTCCACGCCCTTGCCGCACTCGGTCTCGGGGGCGATGCCGACGCGCCTGGCGTACTGCTGGGCCCGGTCGAGCCCGAGGTACTTCACCTCTTCCGGGAAAACGCCCGTCGCCGGCCACGCCTGCCAGCGCCTGGCGATCTCCTCCTGCTTGTACTGGTTCTGCTCGGCGGGGGTCAGCGGGCGCGCGCGGGTCTCGGCGAACAGGCCGATCGTGCCCAGCAGCACGACCACGGACGACACGACCACGATGACGCTCAGCAGCATCACGAAAATGCGCCGATACCGGACGCCCTGCTGGAGCGCCTCCCTCTCGACGCGGTCCCTGGCGGCCGCACGCGCGCGGGAGCCCGCCGCCGGCCACGTACGCACGCGCGAGCGCCGGCCGGTGGTGGCGCCGAGCGGATTCCTCCGTTCCGGCGTGGTCCCGCCCTCGGCGCGCGGTAGCCCTGAAGTCGACCTACGAGCCCTCACCACCGCCTCATCCTCGCCGTCCTCCCTGCCCGTCGCCGCACTGCGTGAGGCGGGCTGGGGAGCCGTTGGCGTCCCGTGTCTATTTCGTCCCCCTTAGCAGGCGGATCATGCGTCTTGTGAGCCGTACACCCGACGTACGCGTCTGACCAGGATGAATATGACGCCCAAAGAAGCGAACGCGCCGGCGGCCGCCGCGGCGGCGATGGCCGCGTAGACCGTGACGCGCTTGTCGTCCCTGACGATGACCTCGATGGGGGCCGCCCGCCCGCCCGCCAGGGGC
This region includes:
- a CDS encoding S8 family serine peptidase, whose translation is MLATVRALTAALLVLAGPAADPVREQQQWVLDALNVEQAWTVTKGEGITVAVVDSGVDDQVKELKGRVTAGPDMTAGAVVKETAPGRHGTAMAGLIAASGEDDGLIGVAPQARILSLPMVTDDNPELGVPPVEDEEQTSESPLARALRYAANHGAKVISMSIGSYGPLRSEREAVSYALGKGVVLVAAVGNDGLTAYAKENGTSYWSFPAGYPGVIGVAATDKQGKRATFSSDNLSVLVAAPGVGVPVVKRKSGYELSEGTSSAAALVAGVAALVKSRYPDLPPEQVAQALASSARGRPAPGYDDQTGFGVVDAAAALNAAERLTGEQRSVMSGQDHFGQGEDSPVPTRPGPDPLRLWLYGGGVLVALVMFCGAIIVLNQRKEQ